In the genome of Haloferax mediterranei ATCC 33500, one region contains:
- the dgoD gene encoding galactonate dehydratase, whose amino-acid sequence MKITGYDLYELPPRWLFLKIETDEGLVGWGEPIVEGRAKTVKTAVSEMLDGYLVGKDPLRIEDHWQALYRSGFYRGGPILMSAIAGINQALWDIKGKHYDAPVYELLGGKSRDKIRVYQWVGGDRPDDVIEEAHRLVDTGYTALKMDATNQTRHIETAASIEQVVDRIRKVREAVDNTVDIGVDFRGRVSKSMAKMLTNRLSDLDLMFVEEPVLPENVEYLPEIATQSQIPIATGERLYSRWDFKQLFGGGAIDLIQPVVSHAGGISEMVKLATMAEAYDVGIAPNCPLGPIALAASLQVDTHIPNLVVQDNGFDIHSPDRGPAYDYLEDTSVFSFKDGYLDTLDEPGLGISIDEETVEARSGAHVEWHNPTWRNEDGSITDW is encoded by the coding sequence ATGAAAATCACCGGGTACGACCTCTACGAACTCCCTCCGCGCTGGTTATTCCTCAAGATAGAGACCGATGAGGGGCTCGTTGGATGGGGAGAGCCAATCGTCGAAGGGCGAGCAAAAACGGTGAAGACGGCTGTCTCGGAGATGCTTGACGGCTACCTCGTCGGCAAGGACCCGCTTCGAATCGAAGACCACTGGCAAGCGCTGTATCGAAGCGGGTTCTACCGTGGCGGGCCGATTCTTATGAGCGCAATCGCGGGCATCAATCAGGCGCTGTGGGACATCAAAGGAAAGCACTACGACGCTCCCGTCTACGAACTCCTCGGTGGCAAGAGCCGAGACAAAATCAGAGTGTATCAGTGGGTCGGTGGTGACCGTCCTGACGATGTCATCGAGGAGGCCCATCGGCTCGTCGACACCGGCTACACCGCACTCAAGATGGACGCGACGAACCAGACGCGGCACATCGAAACGGCCGCCTCGATAGAGCAGGTCGTCGACCGAATTCGGAAGGTCAGAGAGGCGGTCGACAACACGGTCGACATCGGCGTCGACTTCCGCGGCCGTGTCTCGAAGTCGATGGCGAAGATGCTCACTAATCGGCTCTCCGACCTGGACCTCATGTTCGTCGAAGAACCAGTACTTCCGGAGAACGTCGAATATCTCCCGGAAATCGCCACCCAGTCGCAAATCCCAATCGCGACAGGCGAACGACTCTACTCGCGGTGGGACTTCAAACAGCTCTTTGGCGGAGGCGCTATCGACCTGATTCAGCCAGTCGTCTCCCACGCAGGCGGTATCTCCGAGATGGTCAAACTCGCAACCATGGCAGAAGCGTACGATGTCGGAATCGCTCCGAACTGTCCGCTCGGCCCGATTGCACTCGCGGCCTCGCTACAGGTCGATACGCACATTCCGAACCTCGTCGTCCAAGACAACGGGTTCGACATTCACTCACCCGACCGCGGCCCCGCATACGACTACCTCGAAGACACGAGCGTCTTCAGCTTCAAAGATGGCTACCTCGACACGCTCGATGAGCCGGGGCTCGGTATCTCAATCGACGAGGAAACCGTCGAAGCACGCTCGGGCGCTCACGTCGAGTGGCACAACCCGACGTGGCGGAACGAAGACGGGAGTATCACTGACTGGTAG
- a CDS encoding IclR family transcriptional regulator, which translates to MTDRSQVPTLSAPKKTFALIEEMADRDGPVRVSDLAEELGFTRSTTYKHLATLRELGYVRKVGVEYALSYRFVLFGTRIRGRSPLYRASNELIDQLAETTNETTGLLVKQGSYGVNLYQSTSDRSETVEIDQHLHCTAPGKAILAHLTDEQVDHVVDAVGLPARTDNTITDPGVLADELTNVRERGIAIERGEQHPDQNGVAVAFEHDNEVAAVYVVGHADRLSSKRLEENIPGMVLGTVRRTKELL; encoded by the coding sequence ATGACAGACCGGAGCCAGGTACCGACGCTCTCCGCGCCGAAAAAAACGTTCGCCCTCATCGAGGAGATGGCGGACCGTGACGGGCCGGTCCGCGTCTCGGACCTCGCTGAGGAACTCGGATTCACGCGGAGCACGACCTACAAGCATCTCGCAACGCTACGCGAACTCGGATACGTCAGAAAAGTCGGCGTGGAATATGCGCTGTCGTATCGGTTCGTGTTGTTCGGAACGCGTATTCGGGGGCGCTCTCCGTTGTACCGCGCCTCGAACGAACTCATCGACCAACTCGCCGAGACGACAAACGAAACGACGGGACTTCTCGTCAAACAGGGTTCCTACGGCGTCAATCTCTACCAATCGACCAGCGACCGTTCGGAGACGGTCGAAATCGACCAACACCTCCACTGTACCGCGCCGGGGAAAGCGATACTCGCGCACCTCACGGACGAGCAGGTCGACCACGTTGTCGACGCTGTCGGTCTCCCCGCGCGCACGGACAACACCATTACAGACCCGGGCGTGCTCGCAGATGAGTTGACGAACGTCCGCGAGCGCGGCATCGCCATCGAGCGAGGAGAGCAACACCCTGACCAAAACGGGGTTGCGGTCGCTTTCGAACACGACAACGAGGTAGCCGCCGTGTACGTCGTCGGCCATGCCGACCGCTTGAGTAGCAAACGACTCGAAGAAAACATTCCCGGGATGGTGCTCGGAACGGTTCGACGGACCAAAGAGTTGCTCTGA
- a CDS encoding glucose 1-dehydrogenase, producing the protein MRAIAVHRGEESPRVIDVPTPEPADGEVLVKTLRVGVDGTDHEVIKGTHGGFPPGDDYQILGHEAIGVVVDPTTTGFEEGDIVIPTVRRPPDGTNEYFERGEPDMAPDGKYLERGIVDAHGYMSEYFTSAAEFLVEIPESLAPHGFLVEPMSNAEKAIQHAFATRAAFSWEPESALVLGNGPLGLLTLARLARDVDDLYCLGRRDRPDPSIDIIEKLGATYVDSRETPVPEIPTEYGHVDIAIEATGYAKHAFEVLDALAPNGVGALLGVPSDWEFEIDGGRLHREMVLQNKALVGSVNSHIPHFEMAIDTVSSLPDWFIDDVVTEVVPAADPSAAFERNKEQIKTAVEFVPPSER; encoded by the coding sequence ATGCGTGCGATAGCCGTCCATCGCGGCGAGGAATCCCCTCGGGTCATCGACGTTCCGACACCCGAACCAGCGGACGGGGAGGTTCTGGTCAAGACGCTTAGAGTTGGCGTCGACGGCACCGACCACGAGGTTATCAAGGGAACTCACGGTGGTTTCCCACCGGGTGACGACTACCAGATACTCGGCCACGAAGCCATCGGTGTCGTCGTCGACCCGACGACGACGGGCTTCGAGGAAGGTGATATCGTCATTCCGACCGTTCGACGGCCGCCGGACGGGACGAACGAGTACTTCGAGCGCGGCGAACCGGACATGGCTCCCGACGGGAAGTACCTCGAACGTGGTATCGTGGACGCTCACGGCTATATGTCTGAGTACTTCACGAGCGCGGCCGAGTTCCTCGTGGAGATTCCGGAGTCGCTCGCTCCCCACGGCTTCCTCGTCGAACCGATGAGCAACGCCGAAAAGGCGATTCAACACGCGTTCGCGACGCGGGCGGCGTTTTCGTGGGAACCGGAGTCGGCGCTCGTCCTCGGGAACGGCCCGCTCGGACTGTTGACGCTGGCGCGACTCGCCCGCGACGTAGACGACCTCTACTGTCTGGGGCGGCGAGACCGACCGGACCCGAGCATCGACATCATCGAAAAACTCGGAGCGACCTACGTTGATTCGCGGGAGACACCGGTACCAGAGATTCCAACCGAATACGGACACGTCGACATCGCCATCGAGGCCACCGGGTACGCGAAACACGCGTTCGAGGTTCTCGATGCGCTCGCACCGAACGGCGTGGGAGCACTCCTTGGCGTTCCGAGCGACTGGGAGTTCGAAATCGACGGTGGGCGACTCCATCGCGAGATGGTGCTGCAAAACAAGGCGCTCGTCGGGAGCGTCAACTCTCACATCCCGCACTTCGAGATGGCTATCGATACCGTATCGTCGCTTCCGGACTGGTTCATCGACGACGTGGTTACCGAAGTTGTTCCGGCAGCGGACCCGTCGGCCGCCTTCGAGCGAAACAAAGAACAGATCAAGACAGCCGTCGAGTTCGTCCCCCCGTCGGAACGGTAA
- a CDS encoding PKD domain-containing protein yields the protein MTQNRRTYLRNVSALVTSVAGVGAASTAVSAESPPKWDETTLYEKGDRVTYEGYIWEADIASRNAEPSTDSAYWTKVGPDDGGDDESLTAAFTIDDATVTPGTSVSFDASESTGTVDTYDWSFTDGASASGKTVSHSFESTGSYGVKLTVTGSDGATDTTDKTVTVESSDGGGTPTGSLPSNVFAPYDHVSTNSETAPIDHAKKAGTNYFHLAFVLAGPDGKPAWDGDSNQLVGESSVGGYIDDIHAAGGEVIIAFGGAAGPYLADGTDDPAVLADHFETVVDAYGATHLDIDEEAFAMSTVKRRNEALAMLQERRPEVSVSFTLPTSTKGLTAQGKDVLQDAIDKGVTIDTVNIMTMNYGWVEPSGDIVTQSASNLHDDLGTLFPDKSAGERWSMVGITPMIGVNNVGGKFTQADAKQVLTFAQDNDIGLLSFWSIDRDNGTGSGEVSPVKSGIDQEPYEFSSIFAPFTSE from the coding sequence ATGACACAGAACCGCCGAACCTATCTCCGGAACGTATCAGCACTCGTCACGTCGGTTGCCGGCGTGGGCGCAGCATCGACAGCAGTATCGGCCGAGTCCCCGCCGAAGTGGGACGAAACGACGCTATACGAGAAAGGCGACCGCGTCACCTACGAGGGTTACATCTGGGAAGCCGACATCGCCTCCCGAAATGCCGAACCGTCTACGGATTCAGCCTACTGGACCAAAGTCGGCCCCGATGACGGTGGCGACGACGAGAGTCTGACGGCGGCGTTTACCATCGACGACGCGACTGTGACGCCGGGGACGTCGGTCTCGTTCGATGCGAGCGAATCGACCGGTACAGTCGATACCTACGACTGGTCCTTCACTGACGGCGCGAGTGCGAGCGGGAAGACAGTTTCACACTCGTTCGAATCGACTGGTTCCTACGGGGTCAAACTCACAGTTACGGGGTCAGACGGTGCAACCGATACGACGGACAAGACCGTCACCGTCGAATCGTCAGATGGCGGCGGAACGCCAACAGGCAGCCTTCCGTCGAACGTCTTCGCACCCTACGACCACGTCTCGACGAATTCGGAGACGGCACCGATAGACCACGCGAAAAAAGCAGGGACGAACTACTTCCATCTCGCATTCGTGCTCGCAGGGCCGGACGGAAAGCCGGCGTGGGACGGCGATTCGAACCAACTCGTGGGTGAGTCGTCCGTCGGCGGCTATATCGACGACATCCACGCTGCTGGCGGCGAGGTCATCATCGCCTTCGGCGGCGCGGCAGGGCCGTATCTCGCCGATGGAACCGACGACCCGGCGGTTCTCGCCGACCACTTCGAGACGGTCGTCGATGCGTACGGCGCGACGCACCTGGACATCGACGAAGAGGCGTTCGCCATGAGCACGGTCAAGCGCCGAAACGAGGCGCTCGCGATGCTTCAAGAGCGACGCCCCGAGGTCAGCGTCTCCTTTACGCTCCCCACGTCGACGAAGGGACTGACCGCACAGGGCAAAGACGTGCTTCAGGACGCCATCGACAAGGGAGTCACCATCGATACGGTGAACATCATGACGATGAACTACGGGTGGGTCGAACCGAGCGGCGATATCGTGACCCAGTCGGCCAGCAACCTCCACGATGACCTCGGCACTCTGTTCCCCGACAAATCGGCCGGCGAACGCTGGAGCATGGTCGGAATCACGCCGATGATTGGCGTGAACAACGTCGGTGGGAAGTTTACGCAGGCCGACGCGAAACAGGTCCTCACCTTCGCGCAGGACAACGACATCGGCCTACTTTCGTTCTGGTCTATCGACCGGGACAACGGAACCGGTTCCGGCGAGGTGTCGCCCGTGAAAAGCGGCATCGACCAAGAGCCATACGAGTTCTCGTCCATCTTCGCTCCGTTCACGAGCGAGTGA
- a CDS encoding PKD domain-containing protein, which produces MKQNRRSILRSIAGLTGVAGLSTAGIQSVKAAGDYPQWDPDTVYTDGDRVVHDAHIWEAKWWTKGDEPSADANMWKGIEPADNAGDPPTAAFDVSATFVQPGTEVTCDASASTGDLSSYEWDFGDGTTGTGLTTAHAYDATGDYTISLTVTDADGNTADATRNLTVDADGVPSANPIPDSVFAPYVDMMLEDQLSLAANVEAAGTKYFTLAFVLADGNGDPAWAGSQKVGEPSNWLDVGTQLTELRDQHGGEVIVSFGGLNGTYLAEATTSASELKDAYATVVDTYDLTYIDFDEESLISRDEESIRRRNEALVMLQDEYPDLHVSYTLPVMPSGLPGHSSNDVLFVLEDAVSKGVELDAVNLMVMDYGADIEPNAENAISAAESVHKQLGDLYPNKSASERWSMLGLTPMIGVNDIGGTFYQEDARQVLDFAQNHDLRLLSFWELVRDNGKGDKLYESTLIEQEPFEFSSLFNPFTTNQ; this is translated from the coding sequence ATGAAACAGAATCGACGCTCGATACTCCGGTCCATCGCGGGACTGACCGGGGTTGCGGGACTCTCGACAGCAGGAATCCAGTCAGTGAAAGCGGCCGGTGACTACCCGCAGTGGGACCCAGATACGGTCTACACCGACGGCGACCGCGTCGTCCACGATGCCCACATCTGGGAGGCAAAATGGTGGACGAAAGGTGACGAACCGAGCGCCGACGCGAATATGTGGAAAGGAATCGAACCCGCCGACAATGCAGGAGACCCCCCGACGGCCGCGTTCGACGTGAGTGCCACGTTCGTCCAACCCGGAACCGAGGTCACCTGCGACGCCAGCGCGTCGACCGGCGACCTGAGCAGCTACGAGTGGGACTTCGGCGACGGAACGACGGGGACGGGGCTTACCACCGCTCACGCGTACGACGCAACCGGCGACTACACCATCTCGCTGACGGTGACCGACGCCGACGGGAACACCGCCGATGCGACGCGGAACCTCACGGTCGACGCCGACGGCGTCCCGTCTGCCAACCCAATCCCGGACAGCGTCTTCGCCCCGTACGTCGATATGATGCTGGAAGACCAACTCTCGCTCGCAGCCAACGTCGAGGCGGCCGGAACGAAGTACTTCACGCTCGCGTTCGTCCTCGCTGATGGAAACGGCGACCCGGCATGGGCCGGAAGCCAGAAGGTCGGCGAACCGAGCAACTGGCTCGATGTCGGCACCCAACTCACCGAACTCCGGGACCAACACGGCGGCGAAGTCATCGTCTCCTTTGGCGGTCTCAACGGGACGTACCTCGCCGAGGCGACGACGAGTGCGAGCGAGTTGAAAGACGCCTACGCGACGGTCGTGGATACGTACGACCTCACGTACATCGACTTCGACGAAGAGTCGCTTATCAGCCGCGACGAGGAGTCGATTCGACGACGGAACGAGGCGCTTGTCATGTTGCAAGACGAGTACCCCGACCTGCACGTTTCGTACACTCTGCCGGTGATGCCTTCGGGTCTCCCCGGCCACTCGTCGAATGACGTGCTGTTCGTCCTCGAAGACGCTGTCTCGAAAGGCGTCGAACTCGACGCAGTCAACCTGATGGTCATGGACTACGGCGCGGACATCGAGCCGAACGCCGAAAACGCCATCAGTGCGGCCGAGAGCGTCCACAAGCAACTCGGCGACCTCTACCCCAACAAATCAGCCAGCGAACGCTGGAGCATGCTCGGACTCACGCCGATGATCGGCGTCAACGACATCGGCGGGACATTCTATCAGGAGGACGCCAGACAGGTCCTCGACTTCGCACAGAACCACGACCTTCGGTTGCTCTCGTTCTGGGAACTCGTCCGCGACAACGGCAAAGGCGACAAACTCTACGAGAGCACCCTCATCGAGCAGGAACCGTTCGAATTCTCGTCTCTCTTCAATCCGTTCACAACCAACCAATGA
- a CDS encoding glycosyl hydrolase family 18 protein, whose product MRQSRRSYLRNTSALLALLSGASATASAAETPPTWEPDVAYTGGDRVTHNGYIWEAKWWTKGDEPTTDANMWKQIGEAGGGGGIKAAFTASDTYVEPGVEISFDASGSSGSPTSYEWDFGDGATGTGETVTHTYESEKEYTVTLTVGNEDGTDTTSKQVTVSQNAPSDEFSVVGYYPSWKGNEDYQYYPEDIPFDKVTDVLYAFLNVKSDGSVVIPDSEVDHKGLLQSFADLKQGPAADTTLKLSIGGWALSPGFEDAAANEANRTRFAETAVSLMRKYDFDGIDIDWEHPGPNRGACECGSSEGPANHVKLLKAVRNKLDTVEEEDGRTYYLSVANGGSDWNASLVKHREVERVVDEIYMMSYDFTGVWHETAGLNAPIYGTPDDYPPSGDAQQYTLETTLEIWKEQGYWVDWMQWEDYGEPVEDPASLVLGLPFYGRGCKVENGIWDTFSLSDWQQGDPQYQNEVIPPGTWNHLLGSDQANTGAFDYGDLEENYEGADGWQKNVNEQGQVPWLWNEEKGIFISYDDPASIEEKVKLAKSEGLGGVMFWELSQDYNGSLLDAIDGQVNQ is encoded by the coding sequence ATGAGACAGAGCAGACGAAGCTACCTACGGAATACGTCAGCCCTGCTCGCACTCCTTTCGGGCGCGAGCGCAACCGCATCGGCAGCAGAAACACCACCAACGTGGGAGCCAGACGTGGCATATACGGGCGGTGACCGCGTCACTCACAACGGCTACATCTGGGAAGCCAAGTGGTGGACGAAAGGCGACGAGCCGACCACCGACGCGAACATGTGGAAACAAATCGGAGAGGCCGGTGGCGGCGGTGGCATAAAAGCCGCATTCACCGCGAGCGACACCTACGTCGAACCGGGTGTCGAGATTTCCTTCGACGCGAGCGGGTCCAGCGGAAGTCCCACGAGTTACGAGTGGGACTTCGGCGACGGAGCGACCGGAACGGGAGAGACCGTAACACACACCTACGAGTCGGAAAAGGAGTATACGGTCACACTCACCGTCGGAAACGAGGACGGAACCGATACGACATCGAAACAGGTCACCGTCTCGCAGAACGCCCCGTCGGACGAGTTCAGTGTCGTCGGCTACTATCCGAGTTGGAAGGGGAACGAGGACTATCAGTACTACCCCGAAGACATCCCCTTCGACAAGGTGACCGACGTACTGTACGCGTTCCTCAACGTGAAATCCGACGGAAGCGTGGTCATCCCGGACAGCGAAGTCGACCACAAAGGACTGCTCCAGTCGTTTGCCGACCTCAAGCAGGGTCCGGCCGCGGATACGACGCTCAAACTCTCTATCGGTGGGTGGGCACTCTCGCCCGGGTTCGAGGACGCCGCCGCAAACGAGGCGAACCGAACTCGGTTCGCCGAAACCGCGGTTTCACTCATGCGGAAGTACGACTTCGACGGCATCGACATCGACTGGGAACACCCCGGTCCGAACAGGGGTGCCTGTGAGTGTGGAAGTTCGGAAGGACCAGCAAACCACGTCAAACTCCTCAAAGCCGTTCGGAACAAACTCGACACCGTCGAGGAAGAAGACGGCCGAACGTACTATCTCTCGGTCGCAAACGGCGGTTCAGACTGGAACGCCTCGTTAGTCAAACACCGCGAGGTCGAACGCGTCGTCGACGAAATCTACATGATGTCGTACGATTTCACCGGCGTCTGGCACGAGACTGCCGGGCTAAACGCCCCGATTTACGGCACGCCGGACGACTACCCACCATCCGGGGACGCCCAGCAGTACACCCTCGAAACGACGCTCGAAATCTGGAAAGAACAAGGCTACTGGGTCGACTGGATGCAGTGGGAAGATTACGGAGAACCGGTCGAAGACCCCGCCAGCCTCGTACTCGGTCTCCCGTTCTACGGCCGCGGCTGTAAGGTCGAAAACGGGATTTGGGACACCTTCTCGCTGTCCGACTGGCAGCAAGGTGACCCGCAGTACCAAAACGAGGTCATCCCACCAGGAACGTGGAACCACCTTCTCGGTTCCGACCAAGCAAACACCGGTGCGTTCGACTACGGCGACCTCGAAGAGAACTACGAGGGTGCCGACGGCTGGCAAAAGAACGTCAACGAACAGGGGCAGGTGCCGTGGCTCTGGAACGAGGAAAAAGGGATATTCATCAGTTACGACGACCCCGCATCCATCGAAGAGAAGGTCAAACTCGCGAAGTCGGAAGGACTCGGCGGCGTAATGTTCTGGGAACTGTCGCAAGACTACAACGGGTCACTTCTCGACGCCATCGACGGACAAGTGAATCAATGA
- a CDS encoding glycosyl hydrolase family 18 protein: protein MKQSRRDYLRNTSALLALLGGAGTAVAAETPPKWDPEATYTGGDRVTYNGYIWEAKWWTRGTEPSTDASVWKQIEPVDDGGDGPKASFTASDLVINPGQTVEFDASGSGDTATEYDWDFGDGATGSGKVVSHTYDSVGEYTVKLTVTDDSGATGSTTKVITASDGGMPTDKRVVGYYMQWAQWDREYTPGDIPLDKVTHVNYAFLTVKQDGAVDYINENAAYRVLKPESWHDHKGFNEIVDDPTTKFLFSIGGWNDSKYFSNAAETEASRQRFAKTAVEIMREHNFDGLDIDWEYPGGGGKSGNIVRDGDKKRYSDLLDAVRAELDAAEQEDGQEYLLTTALSADPKKNNGLDHQRNTGLLDFVNVMTYDFHGAFDDYTNHQSPLYFKENDPSPRAEDFNVDAAMSYWANTAFDSSQLSMGLPFYGRSFGNVASSDNGGLYQSFEGSPDGTWGQDNGIMEFWDINKNLEPSSEYDYHWDDTAKVPWIYSNNSDVLVSYDNPKSIGIKTDYAVNNDIGGMMFWAFSGDKNEVLLDTLLEHL, encoded by the coding sequence ATGAAACAGAGCAGACGAGACTACCTACGGAACACGTCGGCCCTGCTTGCGCTCCTCGGTGGCGCGGGTACGGCCGTAGCAGCAGAGACACCCCCCAAATGGGACCCTGAAGCAACCTACACCGGCGGCGACCGCGTCACCTACAACGGCTACATCTGGGAAGCCAAGTGGTGGACCCGCGGTACCGAGCCGAGTACGGACGCGAGCGTCTGGAAGCAAATCGAGCCGGTCGACGACGGCGGAGACGGTCCGAAAGCGTCGTTCACCGCAAGCGACCTCGTCATCAACCCCGGGCAAACAGTCGAGTTCGATGCGAGTGGGTCGGGCGACACCGCTACCGAGTACGATTGGGACTTCGGCGACGGAGCGACTGGGTCCGGCAAAGTCGTCTCTCACACGTACGATTCGGTGGGCGAGTACACGGTCAAGTTGACCGTAACGGACGACTCTGGCGCGACTGGCTCGACGACGAAGGTCATCACTGCGAGCGACGGCGGAATGCCGACCGACAAGCGCGTCGTCGGGTACTACATGCAGTGGGCGCAGTGGGACCGCGAGTACACCCCCGGCGACATCCCACTGGACAAAGTCACACACGTCAACTACGCCTTCCTGACCGTGAAACAGGACGGGGCAGTCGATTATATCAACGAGAATGCGGCGTACCGGGTTCTCAAGCCCGAATCGTGGCACGACCACAAAGGGTTCAACGAAATCGTCGACGACCCGACGACCAAGTTCCTATTCTCTATCGGTGGCTGGAACGACTCGAAGTACTTCTCGAACGCGGCCGAAACCGAAGCGAGTCGACAGCGCTTCGCGAAGACCGCCGTCGAGATTATGCGAGAGCACAACTTCGACGGTCTCGACATCGACTGGGAGTATCCCGGCGGTGGCGGAAAGTCGGGGAACATCGTCCGCGACGGCGACAAAAAGCGGTACTCCGACCTGCTAGATGCGGTTCGGGCCGAACTCGACGCTGCCGAACAGGAGGACGGACAAGAGTACCTGCTGACGACCGCACTGTCCGCCGACCCGAAGAAAAACAACGGGCTCGACCACCAGCGTAACACCGGGCTTCTCGACTTCGTGAACGTCATGACGTACGACTTCCACGGAGCCTTCGACGACTACACGAACCACCAGAGTCCGCTGTACTTCAAGGAGAACGACCCGTCCCCACGGGCGGAAGACTTCAACGTCGATGCCGCGATGAGCTACTGGGCGAACACCGCGTTCGACAGTTCCCAGCTTTCGATGGGTCTCCCGTTCTACGGCCGGAGCTTCGGGAACGTCGCGAGTAGCGACAACGGCGGTCTGTACCAGTCCTTCGAAGGCTCCCCCGACGGAACGTGGGGCCAAGACAACGGCATCATGGAGTTCTGGGATATCAACAAGAACCTCGAACCAAGCTCAGAGTACGACTACCACTGGGACGACACGGCCAAGGTACCGTGGATATACTCGAACAACTCCGACGTGCTCGTCAGCTACGACAATCCGAAGTCCATCGGCATCAAGACGGACTACGCCGTCAACAACGACATCGGCGGGATGATGTTCTGGGCATTCTCGGGCGATAAAAACGAAGTGCTACTCGACACGCTCCTCGAACATCTCTAA